One Choloepus didactylus isolate mChoDid1 chromosome 16, mChoDid1.pri, whole genome shotgun sequence DNA window includes the following coding sequences:
- the LOC119511860 gene encoding 60S ribosomal protein L28-like, whose product MAPHLQWMVLRNCSSFLIKRNKQKYSTEPSNLKACSSFSYSVLIHCKTGGVELVANGKGVMVELKQRFVTLLCILGCLSVCASQSGGTLEH is encoded by the coding sequence ATGGCCCCACATCTGCAATGGATGGTCCTGCGAAACTGCTCCAGTTTCCTGATCAAGAGGAACAAACAGAAATATAGCACTGAGCCCAGTAACCTGAAGGCCTGCAGCTCCTTCAGCTACAGTGTGTTGATTCACTGCAAGACTGGGGGTGTGGAGCTGGTAGCCAATGGCAAAGGTGTcatggtggaactgaagcagaGATTTGTAACCCTTCTCTGCATATTGGGTTGTCTGAGTGTTTGTGCCAGTCAATCGGGTGGCACCCTAGAacactga